From a single Anaerolineaceae bacterium oral taxon 439 genomic region:
- a CDS encoding recombinase, whose translation MVKSVTTIPARINKKTATPIDSPRKRRVAAYARVSTDSEEQATSYEAQVDYYTNYIKSRNDWEFVRVYADEGITGTNTKDRVEFKAMINDALDGKIDLIITKSVSRFARNTVDTLTTGRKLKEKNIEVWFEKENIQTLDSKGELLITIMSSLAQEESRSISENCTWGQRKRFADGKVTVPFSRFLGYDRGEDGNLVVNSEEAKSVKLLYGLFLEGRSCYGVAKELTDRGIKTPGGKDKWSTRSVKSILTNEKYKGDALLQKSFTVDFLTKKKKKNEGEIPQYYVKNNHEAIIEPETWDFVQTLLEHDYRKSKNSVTIFSGKLKCEDCGDWYGSKVWHSNSKYKRTIWQCNSKFKEKCQTPHFAEDEIKDAFMKAVSILIKDREQIQANFQAIESIAYSTKELEIERDKLYAEMESISQLMEQAIQNNARVALDQEKYNQEFDEMAERFNSVKEKFDAINEKIEDKKTRHIQAGRFIKTLLAEDETTTFSPLLWQSLLDYAKVSRDGNLGLLIKKT comes from the coding sequence ATGGTCAAGTCAGTAACAACAATACCTGCCAGAATCAATAAAAAGACTGCTACGCCCATTGACTCTCCCCGAAAAAGACGAGTCGCTGCTTATGCCCGTGTTTCTACCGACAGCGAAGAACAGGCAACAAGCTATGAAGCACAGGTCGACTATTACACCAATTACATCAAGAGCCGAAATGACTGGGAGTTTGTCAGAGTCTATGCCGATGAGGGCATCACTGGAACAAACACCAAGGATCGTGTTGAATTTAAGGCAATGATAAATGATGCCCTTGACGGCAAAATCGACCTCATCATCACAAAATCTGTCAGCCGTTTTGCGAGAAATACAGTTGATACTTTGACGACGGGCAGGAAGTTGAAAGAGAAAAATATCGAGGTATGGTTCGAAAAAGAAAACATTCAAACTCTGGATTCCAAAGGCGAGCTTCTGATAACCATCATGTCCTCTCTTGCCCAGGAAGAATCCCGCTCCATTTCTGAAAACTGCACCTGGGGACAAAGAAAGCGGTTCGCTGACGGGAAAGTCACCGTGCCCTTTAGCCGTTTCTTGGGCTATGACAGAGGAGAGGACGGCAATCTGGTCGTTAATTCCGAGGAAGCAAAAAGTGTGAAGCTTCTATACGGTCTTTTCCTTGAAGGACGCTCCTGCTACGGTGTCGCCAAAGAACTGACGGATCGAGGGATTAAAACGCCTGGCGGCAAAGACAAATGGAGTACTCGGAGTGTAAAATCCATCCTGACAAACGAAAAATACAAAGGCGATGCCCTTTTGCAGAAGTCTTTCACCGTCGACTTTCTGACCAAAAAGAAAAAGAAAAACGAAGGTGAAATTCCTCAATACTATGTGAAAAATAATCACGAAGCCATCATCGAGCCTGAGACTTGGGATTTTGTGCAAACACTCCTTGAGCATGATTATAGGAAGTCAAAGAACAGCGTCACCATCTTTTCAGGGAAGCTGAAATGTGAAGACTGCGGAGACTGGTACGGCTCCAAGGTCTGGCATTCCAACAGCAAGTACAAACGGACTATCTGGCAGTGCAACAGCAAGTTCAAAGAGAAATGCCAAACTCCGCACTTTGCGGAGGATGAAATAAAAGATGCTTTTATGAAGGCTGTAAGTATCCTTATTAAAGACCGTGAGCAGATACAAGCGAATTTTCAGGCTATTGAAAGCATCGCCTACAGCACAAAAGAACTGGAGATTGAACGAGACAAGCTCTATGCGGAGATGGAATCCATATCGCAGCTCATGGAGCAGGCGATTCAAAATAACGCCAGAGTGGCCTTGGATCAGGAAAAATACAATCAGGAGTTTGATGAGATGGCTGAACGGTTCAACAGTGTGAAAGAAAAATTTGATGCCATCAACGAGAAAATTGAAGACAAGAAAACCCGGCATATTCAGGCCGGGCGTTTTATAAAAACCTTGCTGGCTGAAGATGAAACGACAACCTTCAGCCCGCTTCTCTGGCAAAGTCTCCTTGATTATGCCAAGGTTTCAAGGGATGGAAATTTAGGATTGCTTATTAAAAAAACATAA
- a CDS encoding beta-galactosidase, with translation MAEKEFDYAKVKDGSLYSENTLPPRSAHRFYASEAEFRNRTTGLSESLNGYWKFSYAENYESAVRGFESPAYDCRKWDEIRVPASIQLEGYDRPMYTNIQYPWDGREAILPGEIPTIYNPVASYVKYFELPARMSGGPVFLSFGGVESAYAVWLNGTYVGYKTDSFTGAAFDVSDSVREGENKLAVQVFKWSAGSWLEDQDFFRLSGIFRDVTLYTVPKLHVDDIEIRTSLADDYRSGLVRVRLEIRGAAEVSGTAEVVFSRKRFPVLSEIRPAEAVTEFRIPIEKPRLWSAEKPNLYELTVVLRDETGEIIEIVPERVGFRRFELSGGIMKLNGKRIVFNGVNRHELSATNGRSVTEAEMIEDIVLMKRLNVNAVRTCHYPNQARFYELCDEYGLYVIDEANIESHGLWFAYATGQIPEGTVLPGDRPEALGVVLNRAKAMYERDKNRPSILIWSLGNESFGGVNFYEMSKYFHEVDPARLVHYEGVAWDPRYPDTTDMISRMYVPAAEIEAYLKENRGKPYLSCEYAHAMGNSSGALGKYIELTEREPLYQGGFIWDFADQALWKKDRYGNATLGWGGDFDDFPTDFNFCANGLIAADRKLTPKTQEVKFQYQPFKIRVDKKAIVIENKSLFSDSGDFDCVLTLEKEGRILLSSKLKTAVGPGASESYPTGLPEGLAAGEYVVTVSLRLRKATRWAEKGYEVAFGQAAFRVGDPSVPFTIDAETLRRFAPVLARAVPGFRKATVPAEKRAFEVIDGTMNIGVRGLSFDALFSKNHGGLVSYRYGGKELLKGIVRPNFWRAPTDNDRGNRMPERYAQWKIASLYVSHRDAEDPAGDLEPRLTIEADAAVIRYLYRLPTRPAACVEVEYRVFGEGTIETTLTYEPVPELGDMPEFGMIFKLDADLDRVSWYGNGPAETYRDRKAGAKLGLYSNRVVENLAAYTIPGETGNKTDVRYAAVMRPNGEGLIFSSETFDGMEFSALPYSPHELENAGHDFELPPVHYTYVRAALGQMGIGGDDSWGARTHPEYLLDAGASMRFRFRFRGIERASALWT, from the coding sequence ATGGCAGAAAAAGAGTTTGATTACGCAAAGGTAAAAGACGGTTCGCTTTATTCGGAAAATACGCTCCCGCCGCGTTCGGCGCACCGGTTCTACGCGTCCGAGGCGGAGTTCCGGAACCGGACGACGGGGCTCAGCGAGTCGCTGAACGGATATTGGAAATTTTCTTACGCGGAAAATTATGAATCGGCGGTCCGCGGTTTCGAATCGCCGGCGTACGACTGCCGGAAGTGGGACGAGATACGCGTTCCCGCCTCGATCCAGCTGGAAGGGTACGATCGTCCGATGTACACGAATATTCAGTATCCCTGGGACGGGCGCGAGGCGATTCTTCCGGGCGAGATTCCGACGATTTATAATCCGGTCGCGAGCTATGTAAAATATTTTGAGCTTCCGGCGCGGATGAGCGGCGGGCCGGTTTTTCTTTCGTTCGGCGGCGTCGAGAGCGCGTACGCGGTCTGGCTCAACGGAACGTACGTCGGATACAAGACGGATTCGTTTACCGGCGCGGCGTTCGACGTCAGCGATTCGGTTCGCGAGGGCGAAAATAAATTAGCGGTTCAGGTTTTTAAATGGTCGGCGGGAAGCTGGCTCGAGGATCAGGATTTCTTCCGGCTGAGCGGGATTTTCCGCGACGTGACGCTGTATACTGTCCCGAAGCTGCATGTCGACGATATCGAGATCCGGACTTCGTTAGCGGACGATTACCGTTCCGGCCTGGTTCGCGTCCGGCTGGAAATCCGCGGTGCGGCGGAGGTTTCAGGAACCGCGGAGGTCGTTTTCAGCCGCAAGAGGTTCCCGGTTCTTTCGGAGATCCGTCCGGCCGAAGCGGTGACCGAGTTCCGAATTCCGATCGAGAAGCCGCGGCTCTGGTCGGCGGAAAAACCGAACCTTTACGAGCTGACGGTCGTTCTTCGAGACGAAACGGGCGAGATTATCGAGATCGTCCCGGAGCGGGTCGGTTTTCGCCGTTTCGAACTCAGCGGCGGGATCATGAAGCTCAACGGCAAGCGGATCGTTTTTAACGGCGTCAACCGGCACGAGCTTTCGGCAACCAACGGACGGAGCGTTACCGAAGCGGAGATGATCGAGGATATCGTGCTGATGAAGCGGCTGAACGTCAACGCCGTCCGTACCTGCCATTATCCCAATCAGGCGCGGTTTTACGAGCTCTGCGACGAATACGGGTTGTATGTCATTGACGAAGCGAATATCGAGTCGCATGGCCTCTGGTTTGCGTACGCGACCGGGCAGATCCCGGAGGGAACGGTCCTGCCCGGCGATCGTCCCGAAGCGCTCGGCGTCGTTTTGAATCGGGCGAAGGCGATGTACGAGCGGGACAAGAATCGCCCGTCGATCCTGATCTGGTCGCTGGGGAACGAATCGTTCGGCGGGGTTAATTTTTACGAGATGTCGAAGTATTTTCATGAAGTCGATCCGGCCCGCCTGGTGCATTATGAAGGGGTGGCCTGGGACCCGCGTTATCCGGATACGACGGACATGATCAGCCGGATGTACGTTCCGGCGGCGGAGATCGAGGCTTATTTAAAGGAAAACCGCGGAAAGCCTTATCTATCCTGCGAGTATGCGCATGCGATGGGGAATTCGAGCGGCGCGCTGGGAAAGTATATTGAGCTGACGGAGCGGGAACCGCTTTATCAGGGCGGTTTTATCTGGGACTTCGCGGACCAGGCGCTCTGGAAAAAGGACCGCTATGGGAACGCGACGCTCGGCTGGGGCGGGGATTTCGACGATTTCCCGACCGATTTTAACTTCTGTGCGAACGGGCTGATCGCGGCTGACCGGAAGCTGACCCCGAAAACGCAGGAGGTCAAATTCCAGTATCAACCGTTTAAAATTCGCGTAGATAAAAAAGCTATCGTAATTGAGAATAAGAGCTTATTCAGCGACAGCGGAGATTTCGATTGCGTTCTGACGCTGGAAAAAGAGGGGCGGATCCTGCTGTCGAGTAAACTGAAAACCGCCGTTGGCCCGGGCGCGTCGGAGTCGTACCCGACCGGGCTTCCCGAGGGATTGGCGGCGGGCGAGTACGTGGTCACGGTTTCGCTCCGGCTGCGAAAGGCGACACGCTGGGCGGAGAAGGGATATGAAGTCGCGTTTGGCCAGGCGGCGTTCCGCGTCGGGGATCCGTCCGTTCCGTTTACGATTGACGCGGAAACGCTTCGCCGCTTTGCGCCGGTCCTGGCGCGGGCGGTCCCGGGTTTCCGAAAGGCGACGGTTCCGGCGGAAAAGCGGGCGTTCGAGGTCATCGACGGGACGATGAATATCGGTGTGCGCGGGCTGTCGTTTGATGCGTTGTTTTCGAAGAATCATGGCGGGCTGGTTTCGTACCGGTACGGCGGGAAGGAGCTGCTGAAGGGGATCGTCCGTCCGAATTTCTGGCGTGCGCCGACGGATAACGACCGGGGGAACCGGATGCCCGAGCGGTACGCGCAGTGGAAGATTGCGTCGCTTTACGTGTCACATCGCGACGCGGAAGATCCGGCGGGAGACCTTGAGCCGCGGCTGACGATCGAGGCCGACGCGGCGGTCATCCGGTATCTTTACCGCCTTCCGACGCGCCCGGCGGCCTGCGTCGAGGTCGAATACCGCGTTTTCGGGGAAGGGACGATCGAGACGACGCTGACCTACGAGCCGGTCCCGGAGCTGGGCGACATGCCCGAGTTCGGCATGATTTTCAAGCTGGACGCTGATTTGGACCGGGTCAGCTGGTACGGGAATGGCCCGGCCGAGACATACCGCGATCGAAAAGCGGGAGCGAAGCTCGGGCTGTATTCGAATCGGGTCGTGGAGAACCTCGCGGCATACACAATCCCGGGCGAGACGGGAAATAAAACGGACGTCCGGTACGCCGCGGTAATGCGCCCGAACGGGGAGGGGCTGATCTTTTCGAGCGAGACGTTTGACGGAATGGAGTTTTCGGCGCTCCCATATTCGCCGCACGAGCTGGAGAACGCGGGGCACGATTTCGAGTTGCCGCCGGTTCATTATACGTACGTGCGGGCGGCGCTGGGCCAGATGGGGATCGGCGGGGATGACAGCTGGGGCGCGCGCACGCATCCGGAGTACCTGCTGGACGCCGGCGCGTCGATGCGCTTCCGTTTCCGCTTCCGCGGGATCGAGCGGGCGTCCGCTCTTTGGACGTAA